A single region of the Halobacterium wangiae genome encodes:
- a CDS encoding GNAT family N-acetyltransferase, translating into MSGRSSSEAAVAEDETYTIREYDSSDREGVHALAELVWGGDRSPEWFAHRYEANPYTNGPPMIVAEADGDVVGARPFTPLPMRVGGRDLTVVYLGNLMVHPEHRRRGLFTRMTELATEAYTDTESALFFNFANEMSAPGYRKFDFQAVGTGPVKQYRVQRPAQVAQERTRLPVERTIGALADGAMDRYLSLRRGPTSTEYDVERRSGIPANLLADLYEADHPTALHTRREETLYRWLANAPHREYETYVASKDGTPTAAAVLRDRSQRRDDDLCVADVVPPCSTARRDAIEAVLDSVVSDYRDARVVALLGPVVNEHLLPEETLAKFGFLSSTNPLLARFVAKGNTLFATPLDGTKQLPTVGGVDLGDPENWAVRVR; encoded by the coding sequence ATGAGTGGACGGTCTTCCAGTGAAGCAGCCGTGGCCGAGGACGAGACCTACACGATCCGGGAGTACGACTCGAGCGATCGGGAAGGCGTCCACGCGCTCGCCGAACTGGTGTGGGGAGGCGACCGGAGTCCGGAGTGGTTCGCGCACCGCTACGAGGCGAACCCCTACACGAACGGACCGCCGATGATCGTCGCCGAGGCCGACGGCGACGTGGTCGGCGCACGGCCGTTCACCCCGCTTCCGATGCGGGTCGGTGGCAGAGACCTCACGGTCGTCTACCTCGGCAACCTGATGGTCCACCCCGAGCACAGGCGACGGGGGCTGTTCACGCGGATGACCGAACTGGCGACGGAGGCGTACACCGACACGGAGAGCGCCCTGTTCTTCAACTTCGCGAACGAGATGTCCGCGCCCGGGTACCGGAAATTCGACTTCCAGGCGGTCGGCACGGGCCCGGTGAAGCAGTACCGCGTCCAGCGCCCGGCACAGGTCGCCCAGGAGCGCACGCGGCTCCCGGTCGAACGCACCATCGGGGCGCTCGCCGACGGGGCGATGGACCGCTACCTCTCGCTCCGGCGGGGTCCGACCTCGACGGAGTACGACGTGGAGCGTCGGTCGGGCATCCCGGCGAACCTGCTCGCCGATCTGTACGAGGCCGACCACCCCACCGCGTTACACACGCGCCGGGAGGAGACGCTCTACCGCTGGCTGGCGAACGCCCCTCACAGGGAGTACGAGACGTACGTCGCGTCGAAAGACGGCACCCCGACCGCCGCCGCCGTCCTGCGGGACCGCTCACAGCGTCGGGACGACGACCTCTGTGTCGCCGACGTGGTCCCGCCGTGTTCCACGGCCCGACGGGACGCGATCGAGGCTGTACTGGACTCGGTGGTGTCGGACTACCGTGACGCTCGCGTCGTCGCCCTGCTCGGACCGGTCGTCAACGAGCATTTGCTCCCCGAAGAGACGCTGGCGAAGTTCGGGTTCCTCTCCTCGACGAACCCGCTGCTGGCCAGGTTCGTCGCGAAGGGCAACACCCTGTTCGCCACGCCACTCGACGGAACGAAACAGCTCCCCACTGTCGGCGGCGTCGACCTGGGAGACCCGGAGAACTGGGCAGTGAGGGTCCGGTAG
- a CDS encoding pyridoxal phosphate-dependent aminotransferase, whose protein sequence is MNFTDRVERVEPSATLAVSNLASELEADGVDVVDLSVGEPDFATPANITDAGKAAMDAGETGYAPSNGVPALREGIAAKLREDGLDYEAGNVIVTPGAKQALFETFQTLVEEGSEVVLLDPAWVSYEAMAKLAGAELNRVDLAPHDFQLEPALDDLADAVSDDTDLLVVNSPSNPTGAVYSRAAMEGVRDLAVDHDVTVVSDEIYQHINYGQEHVSLAGLDGMFERTVTINGFSKAYSMTGWRLGYLAAPEDVISQAGKVQSHSVSSATNFVQHAGVEALENTDDAVVEMVDAFESRRDRLLDLFEEHGKDVSTPDGAFYLMLPVAEDDQQWCQDALKDAHVATVPGSAFGAPGYARLSYAASTERLEEAVERLADAGYL, encoded by the coding sequence ATGAACTTCACCGACCGCGTCGAGCGCGTCGAACCGAGCGCGACACTCGCCGTCAGCAACCTCGCGAGCGAACTGGAGGCCGACGGCGTCGACGTCGTCGACCTCTCGGTGGGCGAACCCGACTTCGCCACGCCGGCGAACATCACGGACGCGGGGAAGGCCGCGATGGACGCCGGGGAGACCGGCTACGCGCCGTCGAACGGCGTCCCGGCGCTCCGCGAGGGCATCGCCGCGAAGCTCCGCGAGGACGGCCTCGACTACGAGGCGGGCAACGTCATCGTCACGCCGGGCGCCAAGCAGGCCCTCTTCGAGACGTTCCAGACGCTCGTCGAGGAGGGCAGCGAGGTCGTGCTACTCGACCCCGCCTGGGTGTCCTACGAGGCGATGGCGAAACTCGCCGGCGCGGAGCTGAACCGCGTCGACCTCGCGCCCCACGACTTCCAGCTCGAACCCGCGCTCGACGACCTCGCCGACGCGGTATCCGACGACACGGACCTGCTCGTCGTGAACTCGCCGAGCAACCCGACGGGCGCGGTGTACTCGCGGGCCGCGATGGAGGGCGTCAGGGACCTCGCCGTCGACCACGACGTCACCGTCGTCTCCGACGAGATCTACCAGCACATCAACTACGGCCAGGAGCACGTCAGTCTCGCCGGCCTCGACGGGATGTTCGAGCGCACGGTTACCATCAACGGCTTCTCGAAGGCGTACTCGATGACGGGCTGGCGTCTCGGCTACCTCGCCGCGCCCGAGGACGTGATTTCCCAGGCCGGGAAGGTCCAGTCGCACTCCGTCTCCTCGGCGACGAACTTCGTCCAGCACGCCGGCGTCGAGGCCCTGGAGAACACCGACGACGCGGTGGTAGAGATGGTCGACGCCTTCGAGTCGCGGCGCGACCGTCTCCTGGACCTGTTCGAGGAGCACGGGAAAGACGTCTCCACGCCAGACGGCGCGTTCTACCTGATGCTCCCCGTAGCCGAGGACGACCAGCAGTGGTGCCAGGACGCGCTGAAGGACGCCCACGTCGCCACCGTCCCCGGGAGCGCGTTCGGCGCACCGGGCTACGCGCGTCTGTCCTACGCCGCGAGCACCGAACGACTCGAGGAGGCAGTCGAGCGCCTCGCGGACGCCGGCTACCTGTAA
- the ribH gene encoding 6,7-dimethyl-8-ribityllumazine synthase codes for MVRLGLVVAEFNRSVTEQMEAAAQDAADGAGADVVETVRVPGVYDAPLAADRLARRDGVDAVAVLGAIVTGDTDHDQVIGHATAQKLTDVSLDRDTPVTLGVSGPGMSGAEAHERVAKGAEAVDGAIHLAEAL; via the coding sequence ATGGTACGTCTCGGGCTCGTCGTTGCGGAGTTCAACCGCAGCGTCACCGAACAGATGGAGGCTGCCGCCCAGGACGCGGCCGACGGCGCGGGCGCAGACGTCGTCGAGACGGTCCGCGTCCCGGGCGTCTACGACGCGCCGCTGGCCGCCGACCGACTCGCTCGCCGCGACGGCGTCGACGCCGTCGCCGTACTCGGCGCGATCGTCACCGGCGACACGGACCACGACCAGGTCATCGGCCACGCCACCGCACAGAAGCTCACGGACGTGAGCCTCGATCGGGACACCCCCGTCACGCTCGGCGTCTCCGGCCCCGGCATGTCCGGCGCCGAGGCCCACGAGCGCGTCGCGAAGGGCGCCGAGGCAGTGGACGGCGCGATCCACCTCGCGGAGGCACTATGA
- a CDS encoding flippase activity-associated protein Agl23, whose amino-acid sequence MVSASGRRRRRVVAAVAAATVLALLVRFVLLGDRIFHWDEGRVGYWILQYQATGEWEYRAIVHGPFLFHVNEFLFGVFGTSDAVARGVVALVGGLLPLSALLFRTRLDDIETVALAGLFALNPVLVYYSRFMRNDVLVAAFALTAFGFVVRALDTRSGWSLVGAGAFLGLAFTTKENALVYLGMFVGATALLFDARLFTARERGETWESVAHDYVRYTGRGLLAWRRALVGALLAFLLVVVVFYAPRPAFYEMFGDPTRIPGVLAAGTLGAWEQFWGTWGTSGVSRDHSYIDFLEHAVRTIGSTSLMLTGAAVLGFLAERYVADEPRDLVLFAGYWAAASVVVYPAVTDISGHWSVTHAVVPMAIPAAVGFRIVAELGLSALHSEDRVGVGLAALVLLAAVGQMGVVAAETSYLMPQDDDNELVQFGQPASDMRASLTTVESVAEEYDDGTDVLFYGDHFHVRGEYDETSPGSVGGTNWFNRLPLNWYLERADAETDSTVVPSAAQQTEAPVVIARARHYEDLAPTLSERGYASWTYELTSTNTVFVIFVDEDAPGYTRS is encoded by the coding sequence ATGGTTTCCGCGTCCGGCCGCCGTCGTCGCAGGGTCGTCGCCGCCGTCGCCGCAGCCACGGTACTCGCCCTCCTCGTCCGGTTCGTCCTCCTCGGGGACCGCATCTTCCACTGGGACGAGGGGCGGGTGGGCTACTGGATCCTCCAGTACCAGGCCACCGGCGAGTGGGAGTACCGCGCCATCGTCCACGGACCGTTCCTCTTCCACGTCAACGAGTTCCTCTTCGGCGTGTTCGGCACCTCGGACGCCGTCGCCCGCGGCGTCGTCGCGCTCGTCGGCGGCCTCCTCCCGCTGTCGGCGCTGCTGTTCCGCACGCGACTCGACGACATCGAGACCGTCGCGCTGGCGGGCCTGTTCGCCCTCAACCCCGTCCTGGTCTACTACTCCCGGTTCATGCGCAACGACGTGCTCGTCGCGGCGTTCGCCCTCACCGCGTTCGGGTTCGTCGTGCGCGCCCTCGACACCCGGAGCGGGTGGTCCCTCGTCGGGGCCGGTGCGTTCCTCGGCCTCGCGTTCACCACGAAGGAGAACGCCCTCGTCTACCTCGGGATGTTCGTAGGTGCGACCGCGCTGCTGTTCGACGCCCGCCTGTTCACCGCCCGCGAGCGCGGTGAGACGTGGGAGTCAGTCGCCCACGACTACGTCAGGTACACGGGTCGTGGACTGCTCGCGTGGCGACGCGCGCTCGTCGGTGCCCTCCTCGCGTTCCTCTTGGTCGTCGTCGTCTTCTACGCGCCGCGACCCGCGTTCTACGAGATGTTCGGCGACCCCACCCGCATCCCCGGCGTGCTCGCGGCCGGCACGCTAGGCGCCTGGGAGCAGTTCTGGGGGACGTGGGGCACCAGCGGTGTCTCCCGCGACCACAGCTACATCGACTTCCTCGAACACGCCGTGCGGACCATCGGCAGTACGTCGCTGATGTTGACCGGCGCGGCCGTCCTCGGGTTCCTCGCGGAGCGCTACGTCGCCGACGAGCCCCGCGATCTCGTGCTGTTCGCGGGGTACTGGGCGGCCGCGAGCGTCGTCGTCTACCCGGCAGTCACGGACATCTCGGGCCACTGGTCGGTGACCCACGCCGTCGTACCGATGGCGATTCCGGCGGCTGTCGGCTTCCGCATCGTCGCCGAACTCGGCCTGTCGGCGCTCCACTCGGAGGACCGCGTGGGCGTCGGTCTCGCGGCGCTCGTCCTCCTCGCGGCAGTCGGGCAGATGGGCGTCGTCGCCGCCGAGACGTCGTACCTGATGCCCCAGGACGACGACAACGAGCTCGTGCAGTTCGGCCAGCCGGCCAGCGACATGCGGGCCTCGCTGACGACCGTCGAGTCGGTCGCCGAGGAGTACGACGACGGAACTGACGTCCTCTTCTACGGGGACCACTTCCACGTCCGCGGCGAGTACGACGAGACGTCGCCCGGGAGCGTCGGGGGGACGAACTGGTTCAACCGGCTCCCGCTGAACTGGTACCTGGAACGGGCGGACGCGGAGACCGACTCGACCGTCGTCCCATCGGCGGCCCAGCAGACTGAGGCGCCGGTGGTCATCGCGCGAGCGCGTCACTACGAAGACCTGGCGCCGACGCTCTCCGAGCGCGGCTACGCGAGCTGGACGTACGAGCTCACCTCGACGAACACGGTGTTCGTGATCTTCGTCGACGAGGACGCGCCAGGATACACACGTTCGTGA
- a CDS encoding 5-(carboxyamino)imidazole ribonucleotide synthase translates to MTVRVPGATVGVVGGGQLGRMLAEAASPLGVEVFVLDPTPACPAAPPAAAQVTAPFDDEDGIRELADEADVLTYEIELADPDLLERVAADADVPVHPSPATLRVIQDKLVQNRALADAGVPVPAFRAVDDDDDLRAAFDEFGSPLMLKARTGGYDGRGNAPADSVADARETFGDLSGLVAEELVDFERELSVIAANGEHETATFPVAENLHEAEILRESIVPARTSEDVRERATGVARDVMDVLEGRGVFGVELFEVDGRVLVNEVAPRPHNSGHYTIEGCHTSQFEQHVRAVCGLPLGETTLREPAAMANVLGDPAGDTRPAALDGVPSALRDGRASLHWYGKAEVRPLRKMGHVTVTGDDRGELLIRARAARDSLSFQ, encoded by the coding sequence ATGACGGTCCGCGTTCCCGGAGCGACAGTCGGCGTCGTCGGCGGCGGTCAACTCGGCCGCATGCTCGCCGAGGCCGCCAGCCCGCTGGGCGTCGAAGTGTTCGTCCTCGACCCCACACCGGCGTGTCCCGCGGCACCCCCGGCAGCGGCACAGGTCACCGCTCCGTTCGACGACGAGGACGGCATCCGAGAGCTCGCCGACGAGGCGGACGTACTCACCTACGAGATCGAACTCGCGGACCCCGACCTGCTCGAACGGGTCGCCGCCGACGCGGACGTCCCCGTCCACCCGTCGCCCGCGACGCTCCGCGTCATCCAGGACAAACTCGTCCAGAACCGCGCACTCGCCGACGCGGGCGTCCCGGTGCCGGCGTTCCGCGCGGTGGACGACGACGACGACCTCCGCGCCGCCTTCGACGAATTCGGGTCGCCGCTCATGCTGAAGGCGCGCACCGGCGGCTACGACGGCCGCGGCAACGCGCCCGCCGACTCGGTCGCAGACGCCCGGGAGACGTTCGGCGACCTCTCGGGCCTCGTCGCCGAGGAGCTCGTCGACTTCGAGCGCGAACTCTCGGTCATCGCCGCGAACGGGGAGCACGAGACGGCGACGTTCCCCGTCGCGGAGAACCTCCACGAGGCGGAGATCCTCCGGGAGTCCATCGTGCCAGCCCGCACGAGCGAGGACGTCCGCGAACGCGCGACCGGCGTCGCCCGGGACGTGATGGACGTCCTGGAGGGCCGGGGCGTCTTCGGCGTCGAACTGTTCGAAGTGGACGGTCGCGTCCTCGTCAACGAGGTCGCGCCGCGCCCGCACAACTCGGGGCACTACACCATCGAGGGCTGTCACACCTCGCAGTTCGAACAGCACGTCCGCGCGGTCTGTGGTCTCCCGCTCGGCGAGACGACGCTGCGCGAACCGGCGGCGATGGCGAACGTCCTCGGCGACCCCGCGGGCGACACCCGACCAGCGGCCCTCGACGGCGTGCCGAGTGCGCTCCGCGACGGTCGTGCCTCCCTGCACTGGTACGGGAAAGCGGAGGTCCGACCGCTCCGGAAGATGGGCCACGTCACCGTCACCGGGGACGACCGCGGCGAACTCCTGATCCGTGCCCGTGCGGCCCGCGACTCGCTGTCCTTCCAGTAA
- the purE gene encoding 5-(carboxyamino)imidazole ribonucleotide mutase: MPTVTDLVDLFESEAERDRPDTETPDVGVVMGSDSDLDVMAGAHDALTDLGFTEVTDYDDAPSGYSFESWVVSAHRTPDLMYAYAETAAERGLDVIIAGAGGKSADLPNMTASLAYPIPVVGVPVQEKSVDSVIGMPTGAPLTAVDAGKSYNAGLSAAQMLATDDPELADRLRDLHADRRDGVADVSLSLHERGTPESRASRD; the protein is encoded by the coding sequence ATGCCCACAGTCACCGACCTCGTCGACCTGTTCGAATCGGAAGCAGAACGCGACCGCCCCGACACCGAGACGCCGGACGTCGGCGTCGTCATGGGGAGCGACTCCGACCTCGACGTGATGGCGGGCGCCCACGACGCGCTCACCGACCTCGGGTTCACCGAGGTGACCGACTACGACGACGCGCCGTCGGGCTACTCCTTCGAGTCGTGGGTGGTCTCCGCCCACCGCACGCCGGACCTCATGTACGCCTACGCCGAGACGGCGGCCGAGCGCGGCCTGGACGTGATCATCGCCGGGGCCGGCGGCAAGTCCGCGGACCTCCCGAACATGACCGCGTCGCTCGCCTACCCGATTCCAGTCGTCGGCGTCCCCGTCCAGGAGAAGTCCGTCGACTCGGTCATCGGGATGCCGACCGGCGCGCCGCTCACCGCAGTCGACGCCGGGAAGTCGTACAACGCCGGCCTCTCGGCCGCCCAGATGCTCGCCACGGACGACCCCGAACTCGCCGACCGGCTCCGCGACCTCCACGCCGACCGCCGGGACGGTGTCGCCGACGTCTCGCTGTCGCTGCACGAGCGTGGCACCCCAGAGTCCCGGGCATCGAGAGACTGA
- a CDS encoding NADH-quinone oxidoreductase subunit A, which translates to MNPWIAIGMLALVGVLIPVGMMAVSALLRPSVPEKGKRNTYESGEVPTGDARLQFNIQYYMVALLFVVFDIETVLIFPWTVIYRDAVQSAGLTRALLPMLVFIGILVVGLAWAWRKGAVQWVRSPRHRRREIHE; encoded by the coding sequence ATGAATCCATGGATTGCCATCGGTATGCTGGCGCTGGTGGGCGTCCTCATCCCAGTCGGGATGATGGCCGTCTCGGCGCTCCTCCGGCCCAGTGTACCTGAGAAAGGAAAACGGAACACCTACGAGAGCGGTGAGGTCCCGACGGGGGACGCGCGCCTGCAGTTCAACATCCAGTATTACATGGTCGCGCTCCTCTTCGTCGTCTTCGACATCGAAACCGTTCTCATCTTCCCGTGGACCGTCATCTACCGGGACGCCGTCCAGTCCGCCGGCCTGACGCGGGCGCTGCTGCCGATGCTCGTCTTCATCGGTATCCTCGTCGTCGGCCTCGCGTGGGCGTGGCGCAAGGGCGCTGTCCAGTGGGTGCGGTCCCCGCGGCACAGACGGAGGGAAATACATGAGTAG
- a CDS encoding NADH-quinone oxidoreductase subunit B — translation MSSDQPRNSITESSDPQTKTREARLGEGVDNRFNSKLREAFGSTPFILTKFDKFMNWVRGSSMFMLQFGIACCSIEMMHTYAVKHDLDRFGSGVPRASPRQADVMIVPGTIVSKFAPRMKRVYDQMPEPKFVVGMGNCTASGGPFQEGYNVVKGAEEVIPVDIHIPGCPPRPEALVYGVVKLQERIANGESSPVTVKPYELEEFGDLDRDEMVKEMAKDIDDDTLVMRYNWADSP, via the coding sequence ATGAGTAGTGATCAACCCCGCAACAGTATCACGGAGTCGAGCGACCCACAGACCAAGACCCGGGAGGCCCGTCTCGGCGAGGGCGTCGACAACCGGTTCAACTCGAAGCTCCGGGAGGCGTTCGGTTCGACCCCGTTCATCCTCACGAAGTTCGACAAGTTCATGAACTGGGTCCGGGGGTCGAGTATGTTCATGCTGCAGTTCGGGATCGCCTGCTGCAGCATCGAGATGATGCACACCTACGCAGTGAAACACGACCTCGACCGGTTCGGCTCCGGGGTTCCCCGCGCCTCGCCGCGGCAGGCCGACGTGATGATCGTCCCCGGGACGATCGTCTCGAAGTTCGCGCCGCGCATGAAGCGCGTCTACGACCAGATGCCCGAGCCGAAGTTCGTCGTCGGGATGGGCAACTGCACCGCCTCCGGCGGCCCGTTCCAGGAGGGGTACAACGTCGTGAAGGGCGCCGAGGAGGTCATCCCCGTGGACATCCACATCCCGGGCTGTCCGCCCCGGCCGGAAGCCCTCGTCTACGGCGTCGTGAAACTCCAGGAGCGCATCGCCAACGGCGAATCCTCGCCGGTCACCGTCAAGCCGTACGAACTCGAAGAGTTCGGCGACCTCGACCGCGACGAGATGGTCAAGGAGATGGCCAAGGACATCGACGACGACACGCTCGTCATGCGCTACAACTGGGCTGATTCACCATGA
- a CDS encoding NADH-quinone oxidoreductase subunit D: MSTHTEPDAPVTKTEGVDTDAIEALLGDHVLDRETHGNAEGFVVRADAVQDVLQTLKDEAGFDHLSCLTAEEHSDRFESIYHLKQYDDPTNELSIIVPTSREEPVSESAEPVFRGADWHEREAYDLVGVQYEDHPNLKRILLPETWQGHPLGLDYNQDKPQIVTFDEHKNPLEEDHLNEEGGDTMFLNIGPHHPATHGVLHIETVLDGEQVAAVNPDVGYLHRCEEQMCQQGTYRYQIMPYPDRWDYGPGGIINEWSYARAAEDLADIEVPEYAQVLRTMGAEMCRITCHLLATGTFALDIYGDFTAIFMYAMQDREKMQNLLEDLTGQRMMFNYLRLGGVVWDIPEPREEYFEKVRDVLDEMPERLEEYHDLITSNEIFQSRCIDTGYLDPETAKDYGVTGPVARGSGIDYDLRRDDPYGYYDQLDWDVVTEDGGDNYSRLLVRLREVEESARIIEQCVDLLEDWPEDERDIQANVPRTLKPEAGKETYKAVEGAKGELGIYIRSDGTEKPGRFKIRSPCYCNLAALEEMSTGEYVPDLIATLGSLDVILGEVDR; encoded by the coding sequence ATGAGCACGCACACCGAACCCGACGCGCCCGTCACCAAGACTGAGGGCGTCGACACGGACGCGATCGAGGCACTGCTGGGCGACCACGTCCTCGACCGCGAGACCCACGGCAACGCAGAGGGCTTCGTCGTGCGCGCGGACGCAGTCCAGGACGTGCTCCAGACGCTCAAGGACGAGGCCGGCTTCGACCACCTCTCCTGTCTGACGGCCGAGGAGCACTCGGACCGCTTCGAGAGCATCTACCACCTAAAGCAGTACGACGACCCGACCAACGAACTCAGTATCATCGTCCCGACCTCCCGCGAGGAGCCGGTCAGCGAGTCCGCGGAACCGGTGTTCCGTGGCGCCGACTGGCACGAACGGGAGGCCTACGACCTGGTAGGCGTCCAGTACGAGGACCACCCGAACCTCAAGCGCATCCTCCTGCCGGAGACCTGGCAGGGCCACCCGCTCGGCCTCGACTACAACCAGGACAAGCCCCAGATCGTCACGTTCGACGAACACAAGAACCCACTCGAGGAGGACCACCTGAACGAGGAAGGTGGGGACACGATGTTCCTCAACATCGGCCCCCACCACCCCGCCACGCACGGTGTCCTCCACATCGAGACGGTGCTCGACGGTGAGCAGGTCGCCGCCGTCAACCCGGACGTCGGCTACCTCCACCGCTGCGAGGAGCAGATGTGCCAGCAGGGCACCTACCGCTACCAGATCATGCCCTACCCCGACCGCTGGGACTACGGTCCGGGTGGCATCATCAACGAGTGGTCCTACGCGCGTGCGGCCGAGGACCTCGCGGACATCGAGGTCCCCGAGTACGCACAGGTTCTGCGTACGATGGGCGCGGAGATGTGTCGCATCACCTGCCACCTGCTGGCGACCGGCACGTTCGCCCTCGACATCTACGGCGACTTCACGGCCATCTTCATGTACGCCATGCAGGACCGCGAGAAGATGCAGAATCTCCTCGAGGACCTCACCGGCCAGCGCATGATGTTCAACTACCTCCGGCTCGGTGGCGTCGTCTGGGACATCCCCGAACCCCGCGAGGAGTACTTCGAGAAGGTCCGTGACGTCCTCGACGAGATGCCCGAGCGTCTCGAGGAGTACCACGACCTCATCACGAGCAACGAGATCTTCCAGTCGCGGTGTATCGACACCGGCTACCTGGACCCGGAGACGGCCAAGGACTACGGCGTCACCGGACCGGTCGCCCGCGGATCGGGCATCGACTACGACCTCCGCCGGGACGACCCCTACGGCTACTACGACCAGCTCGACTGGGACGTCGTCACCGAGGACGGCGGCGACAACTACTCGCGACTCCTCGTCCGGCTCCGCGAAGTCGAGGAGTCCGCGCGCATCATCGAACAGTGCGTCGACCTGCTCGAGGACTGGCCCGAGGACGAACGCGACATCCAGGCCAACGTCCCGCGCACGCTGAAGCCCGAGGCCGGCAAGGAGACGTACAAGGCCGTCGAGGGAGCGAAGGGCGAACTCGGCATCTACATCCGCTCGGACGGCACGGAGAAGCCCGGACGGTTCAAGATCCGGAGTCCGTGTTACTGCAACCTCGCAGCGCTCGAGGAGATGTCCACGGGCGAGTACGTGCCGGACCTCATCGCGACGCTCGGCAGCCTCGACGTCATTCTCGGGGAGGTGGACCGGTAG